Proteins from a single region of Carassius carassius chromosome 25, fCarCar2.1, whole genome shotgun sequence:
- the LOC132104658 gene encoding 26S proteasome non-ATPase regulatory subunit 4-like isoform X1, giving the protein MVLESTMVCVDNSEYMRNGDFLPTRLQAQQDAVNIVCHTKTRSNPENNVGLITMANNCEVLTTLTSDTGRILSKLHAIQPLGIISFCTSIRVAHLALKHRQGKNHKMRIIAFVGSPVEDNEKDLVKLAKRLKKEKVNVDVINFGEEEVNTEKLTAFVNTLNGKEGTGSHLVTVPPGPSLADALLSSPILVGEGGSMMGLGASDFEFGVDPSADPELALALRVSMEEQRQRQEEDARRVAAQSAAEAGIPTSTVDESEEALLKMSTSQPEIGVAALPDFSSMSEEEQIAYAMQMSLAGGEFGESMDTAAPMDTAETKEEDDYDVMQDPEFLQSVLENLPGVDPNNEAIRNAMGSISSQSGNKQERKKDNEKKK; this is encoded by the exons ATGGTGCTCGAAAGTACTATGGTCTG TGTAGATAACAGTGAATACATGAGGAATGGCGATTTCCTGCCCACTAGATTACAGGCTCAGCAGGATGCTGTCAACATTGTCTGTCACACAAAGACCCGTAGTAACCCAGAGAACAACGTGGGCCTAATCACAATGGCAAA TAATTGTGAAGTCCTAACCACTTTAACATCAGACACTGGTCGCATTCTCTCAAAGCTCCATGCGATTCAGCCACTTGGAATAATCTCATTCTGCACCAGCATACGAGTGGCACAC TTGGCACTAAAGCATAGACAAGGCAAGAACCACAAGATGAGGATTATTGCTTTTGTGGGAAGCCCAGTAGAGGACAACGAAAAAgat CTGGTGAAGTTGGCGAAGCGATTGAAAAAAGAAAAGGTCAATGTTGATGTGATAAATTTTGGAGAAGAG GAGGTGAACACAGAGAAACTAACTGCATTTGTGAACACTCTGAATGGAAAGGAGGGCACAGGTTCTCATCTGGTCACTGTGCCCCCTGGGCCTAGCCTGGCTGATGCCCTGCTGTCCTCTCCCATCCTGGTTGGTGAGGGTGGTTCCATGATGGGCCTGGGGGCAAGTGACTTTGAGTTTGGAGTGGACCCCAGTGCGGACCCAGAACTGGCCCTG GCTCTGCGTGTGTCTATGGAGGAACAAAGGCAGAGGCAGGAAGAGGATGCTCGTAGGGTGGCTGCCCAATCAGCAGCTGAGGCTGGCATTCCCACCTCAACCGTTGACG AATCAGAGGAAGCTCTTCTAAAGATGTCTACCTCTCAGCCTGAGATTGGTGTGGCAGCACTGCCGGACTTCAGCAGCATGTCAGAGGAGGAGCAGATAGCCTATGCCATGCAGATGTCCCTGGCAGGTGGAG AATTTGGAGAATCAATGGATACAGCAGCTCCAATGGACACTGCGGAAACTAAG GAAGAGGATGATTATGATGTAATGCAGGACCCAGAATTCCTCCAAAGTGTGCTGGAGAATCTACCTGGTGTTGATCCCAACAATGAGGCCATCCGCAATGCCATGGGCTCCATTTCATCTCAGAGTGGTAACAAACAAGAGAGGAAAAAAGATAATGagaagaagaaataa
- the LOC132104658 gene encoding 26S proteasome non-ATPase regulatory subunit 4-like isoform X2, with translation MVLESTMVCNCEVLTTLTSDTGRILSKLHAIQPLGIISFCTSIRVAHLALKHRQGKNHKMRIIAFVGSPVEDNEKDLVKLAKRLKKEKVNVDVINFGEEEVNTEKLTAFVNTLNGKEGTGSHLVTVPPGPSLADALLSSPILVGEGGSMMGLGASDFEFGVDPSADPELALALRVSMEEQRQRQEEDARRVAAQSAAEAGIPTSTVDESEEALLKMSTSQPEIGVAALPDFSSMSEEEQIAYAMQMSLAGGEFGESMDTAAPMDTAETKEEDDYDVMQDPEFLQSVLENLPGVDPNNEAIRNAMGSISSQSGNKQERKKDNEKKK, from the exons ATGGTGCTCGAAAGTACTATGGTCTG TAATTGTGAAGTCCTAACCACTTTAACATCAGACACTGGTCGCATTCTCTCAAAGCTCCATGCGATTCAGCCACTTGGAATAATCTCATTCTGCACCAGCATACGAGTGGCACAC TTGGCACTAAAGCATAGACAAGGCAAGAACCACAAGATGAGGATTATTGCTTTTGTGGGAAGCCCAGTAGAGGACAACGAAAAAgat CTGGTGAAGTTGGCGAAGCGATTGAAAAAAGAAAAGGTCAATGTTGATGTGATAAATTTTGGAGAAGAG GAGGTGAACACAGAGAAACTAACTGCATTTGTGAACACTCTGAATGGAAAGGAGGGCACAGGTTCTCATCTGGTCACTGTGCCCCCTGGGCCTAGCCTGGCTGATGCCCTGCTGTCCTCTCCCATCCTGGTTGGTGAGGGTGGTTCCATGATGGGCCTGGGGGCAAGTGACTTTGAGTTTGGAGTGGACCCCAGTGCGGACCCAGAACTGGCCCTG GCTCTGCGTGTGTCTATGGAGGAACAAAGGCAGAGGCAGGAAGAGGATGCTCGTAGGGTGGCTGCCCAATCAGCAGCTGAGGCTGGCATTCCCACCTCAACCGTTGACG AATCAGAGGAAGCTCTTCTAAAGATGTCTACCTCTCAGCCTGAGATTGGTGTGGCAGCACTGCCGGACTTCAGCAGCATGTCAGAGGAGGAGCAGATAGCCTATGCCATGCAGATGTCCCTGGCAGGTGGAG AATTTGGAGAATCAATGGATACAGCAGCTCCAATGGACACTGCGGAAACTAAG GAAGAGGATGATTATGATGTAATGCAGGACCCAGAATTCCTCCAAAGTGTGCTGGAGAATCTACCTGGTGTTGATCCCAACAATGAGGCCATCCGCAATGCCATGGGCTCCATTTCATCTCAGAGTGGTAACAAACAAGAGAGGAAAAAAGATAATGagaagaagaaataa